A window of Campylobacter ureolyticus contains these coding sequences:
- a CDS encoding c-type cytochrome: MKGLKPLLVVIFFTLLLYWGIEPYAHSKLNPHVDPANYDFAAEDITLAKTNVEKAEENVKKAEKSGLEDMIKNAKLDLNNAKSNLDKYSAFWDEINQIDLTKGNAATGAETFLMAGCTACHGVESAGMPAPLGAMDASQAYGVNPPDLSIAGKIFDDKFLAALIKDPVMAQKLDHKFGDEVPYPMPGFFGVGGDINQELADIVAYLKSIVPSDDGIVELYANKMVAKEELSESDKAKFIDGLSKNDKENIINKVIYADACQRCHDMKYDDVYADGDKSSIAAYLGSTPPDLSMYIRSRSKEFLHNFLNDTQKMLPGTAMPRVGLNQESETKVIEYMENIGDSKKAERESLSIYIMIYFVILAVFAGLWKRKVWSNLH; encoded by the coding sequence ATGAAAGGGTTAAAACCATTATTAGTAGTTATATTTTTTACACTATTGTTGTATTGGGGGATAGAGCCTTACGCTCATTCAAAACTTAATCCACATGTTGATCCAGCAAATTATGATTTTGCGGCTGAAGATATAACTTTAGCAAAAACTAATGTTGAAAAAGCAGAAGAAAATGTTAAAAAAGCAGAAAAATCAGGTCTTGAAGATATGATAAAAAATGCAAAACTTGACCTTAATAATGCTAAGTCAAATTTAGATAAATACAGTGCTTTTTGGGATGAGATAAATCAAATAGATTTAACAAAAGGCAATGCCGCAACTGGTGCGGAAACATTTTTAATGGCTGGATGTACAGCGTGTCACGGTGTTGAGTCAGCCGGTATGCCAGCTCCACTAGGTGCAATGGATGCAAGCCAAGCTTACGGAGTAAATCCACCTGATTTAAGTATAGCTGGCAAGATTTTTGATGATAAATTTTTAGCAGCACTTATTAAAGATCCGGTTATGGCTCAAAAGCTAGATCATAAATTTGGTGATGAAGTCCCTTATCCAATGCCTGGATTTTTCGGCGTAGGTGGTGACATTAATCAAGAATTAGCTGATATTGTTGCATACTTAAAATCAATCGTTCCAAGCGATGATGGCATTGTAGAGCTTTATGCAAATAAAATGGTTGCAAAAGAGGAATTAAGCGAAAGTGACAAAGCTAAATTTATAGATGGTCTAAGTAAAAACGATAAAGAAAATATCATAAATAAAGTAATCTATGCAGATGCTTGTCAAAGATGTCATGATATGAAATATGATGATGTTTATGCCGATGGAGATAAATCAAGCATTGCAGCATACCTTGGCTCAACTCCACCTGATCTTTCTATGTACATAAGATCAAGAAGTAAAGAATTTTTACATAACTTTTTGAATGATACTCAAAAGATGCTTCCAGGAACTGCTATGCCAAGAGTTGGCTTAAATCAAGAAAGTGAAACTAAAGTCATAGAATATATGGAAAATATTGGAGATAGTAAAAAAGCTGAAAGAGAAAGCTTATCTATTTACATAATGATATATTTTGTGATACTTGCTGTATTTGCTGGACTTTGGAAAAGAAAAGTTTGGTCAAATCTTCACTAA